A region from the Rhodocyclaceae bacterium genome encodes:
- a CDS encoding tripartite tricarboxylate transporter substrate binding protein, with the protein MRSSPSLPLLTLPQPRPWLLPALLLLLPLADGASAQAWPARTVRIVVPFTAGGTTDIIARLVSARLSEAMGQQFIVDNRAGVGGVLGMDIVAKAAPDGYTVVLGSTSSTAVNVGLYPRMPYDPLKDLAPIMQVATGPYVLAVHPALPAKDVGQLIALARARPGQLNFGSSGNGTALHLTAELLKSMSGTRMVHVPYKGASAAMPDLLSGQTQFMFSDMPLFAPYVKAGKLRALAVTTAKRSSVLPELPPIAETVPGYEATSWYGFMAPAGTSREIINRFNAEVVKVLRLQDIRDRYRELGIEPVEGTPEQFGTYIASEIRRWGAVIKSADVKID; encoded by the coding sequence ATGCGATCCTCACCGAGCCTTCCGTTGCTGACCTTGCCGCAGCCGCGTCCGTGGCTGCTTCCGGCACTGCTGCTCCTGCTGCCGCTGGCCGACGGCGCATCGGCGCAGGCCTGGCCGGCGCGCACGGTACGCATCGTGGTGCCGTTCACCGCAGGCGGCACCACCGACATCATCGCGAGGCTGGTCAGCGCGCGGCTGTCCGAGGCAATGGGGCAGCAGTTCATCGTCGACAACCGGGCCGGGGTCGGCGGGGTGCTCGGCATGGACATCGTGGCCAAGGCTGCGCCCGACGGCTACACCGTGGTGCTCGGTTCCACCAGCTCGACCGCGGTCAACGTCGGCCTGTACCCCAGGATGCCCTACGACCCGCTGAAGGACCTCGCGCCGATCATGCAGGTGGCCACCGGCCCCTACGTGCTGGCGGTGCATCCGGCGCTGCCGGCCAAGGACGTCGGACAGCTGATCGCACTGGCGCGGGCGCGTCCCGGCCAGCTCAACTTCGGCTCGTCGGGCAACGGCACCGCGCTGCACCTGACCGCCGAACTGCTGAAGTCGATGAGCGGCACCCGCATGGTCCACGTGCCGTACAAGGGCGCGTCCGCGGCGATGCCGGACCTGCTGTCGGGGCAGACGCAGTTCATGTTCTCCGACATGCCGCTGTTCGCGCCCTACGTGAAGGCAGGCAAGCTGCGCGCGCTGGCGGTGACCACCGCGAAGCGCTCGTCGGTGCTGCCGGAACTGCCGCCGATCGCCGAGACGGTGCCCGGCTACGAAGCGACCTCCTGGTACGGCTTCATGGCACCGGCTGGCACGTCGCGCGAGATCATCAACCGGTTCAACGCCGAAGTGGTGAAGGTGCTGCGCCTGCAGGACATCCGCGACCGCTACCGCGAACTCGGCATCGAGCCGGTCGAGGGCACGCCGGAGCAGTTCGGTACCTACATCGCGAGCGAGATCCGACGCTGGGGTGCCGTGATCAAGTCGGCCGACGTGAAGATCGACTGA